A segment of the Arachis hypogaea cultivar Tifrunner chromosome 5, arahy.Tifrunner.gnm2.J5K5, whole genome shotgun sequence genome:
AACTAATGTTTCCAATTTAGTTTGTCAAATTTAGTATGAGTATAAGATGATATATCCATGTGATTCCTATGAATTACAAGTTTCATTGACAATGTAAAGCATTAGATTTATAAGGAAAATATGAATCCAatgtattaatttaaaataagagtCAATACAGAAAAATAACTTATCACTTTTTGAGTACAGTCTAGCACATACCAACATATATAAATGAAATGGTTCGTGGTAAACTTGTGTAAAACTAGAAGCATGTCAACAAATGCATATTTAATTTACTTTGACTATACTTGAGACAAATATACATGAGACGGCATGCTCCAGTGCAATTTGATATAGACAAATATGGAGGTCAGCTCAAATGAAATACAAAAGAGGTCACTGTGATATCAATAATTGACTTAGTATGATGAAGCCGTTGCTACTCTTTGGTAGGAGAAGAAGTTGTTAGATTAGgatttcaaccttggaagcttcccatTCTATATTAAGGATGAACAGGCAAGGGTTGAGATCAATGAGAGTAagtgaaagcacagagttctcatagctactcGAGCTTcatgagttcttctccttcaatggtgttcattttgttttattttttagtattatttgTCTGAGTCTCATGATAAAAGACAAACATTGTGAGCTTTGTAAGAAAAAGGCAGTGAGAGGAAAAAGGCAGTGAGCAATATTAGAGAAAAAGTAATAGATGTctcagagtttctttgtacatctatttgttgtgtttcatgatcctgtGGAAATTCCCTTGCAacttgggttagcactttgttgTGGAAAGCTAGATTGAGTTCTAGTCAAGTTCAGATTAGGGTTAGAATCTAGATTTGTCCTGGATAGGAATGAATAGTTCTTAGGgagaaattggtgtttgtaatgttGTGAAaacatagtgaaattccatcattattgtgatggagattggatgtaggctacattgtacctagtagctgaaccaggatatatctgatgtcacttcttcttctctactcttttctctgtttttatttatcaagagaaaaaaacaaaaatgtctCTCAATTCggcacgagacaaaacaaaagtgTCTCTCAACTCAGTACAAGACAAAAGCAGAAAGATCTCATGAAGTTCCTTTGAAAAACCAGAAATTAATATTCAACAAAAAATAGGCTAAAATTTAACCTCCCTTCTCTTAGCCGCTGATTACCATAATTTAGGTCTAAATTTATAAGTAATTttgacttatttttttattattcaaaacaTCAATAAAACTAACATATATACACgtcaaaacataaaaatagataatataattatattattaaaatatatgtatataacccATAAATAGACTAATTTTTTTTCTGTCataataaattgaaataataaaaacaataataaaaagggTAAAAAGAGTACCAAAGTATGGAGGCCAATTTTTTTCAAGGAAGACCAATGTTATAcctattgctttttctattttggtcATATTTCTATTAGAGAAAAAATCTTTAATGgcgtttgaaaattattttgaaagacaATGAGATACTcaacaaaaaaattatcttttttgattttttgatctttatttttatgatattGATTAGCTCATCTGTCAATATTTTCTATCTATATTATTCGAATAAACTTACATGACatattaaattattgatttatctattaaaaatcaactaaaattaataaattcttttTAGTTGGGAGTCTCATtgtcttttaaaaataataaaaataattataaagaccgtttagtttttatttttattttttattatctttttgaaATACATTAGATAAATATATGgtataaaattaagaaatattagtaatttttaaattatttttacttttaaaaattaaatgaaggatatattaataattaacgtATTATGTGAGTATGTTTTGAAGACAGATAGATTAACTAGTCTCAGGAAATTAAATAtcaaagttaaaaataatattttttttgtttaaagatCTCGTAGtcattgaaaaaaattattaaaaatctcGTAgtctttttattaaataattaatttttagtttaaatattttatgGCATTAATATACAATTCATAAAAACAACATAGGTAGTTAATAGTCATTAAAAAAGAACAGTTAGTTAATTATGCACATATTtatctttaataaatattttatttttcatctagcACAAAAAATTTTGCACAAAATATGACCATTATGATAAAATTTTGCACctgttctaaaataaataaaagatatattaaatataaaataaagatgtattaATATAAGACTCTagcattaaaataattagctaaataatgatttatatatatatatatatataataatattatatgttgtaatgtgtatatatatatatatataaagatagaaaatagtataaaaagtaaagagagagagaattgcataaatatatatataaagatagaaagaaatattaaaagtaagaagagagaaaattgcatttgtttatagaaagagaaagaaagagaatattattatattgctATGTATATTCCCTTGCCTCAGATCATGCTTTTATAGGCAAAGAGAAGTTTACTTTTCAAACTACATTTATTTTGCTTCATCCTAAGAACTTGTTCTCTTCAACGTAGAAAATGGGTTGCACATTAAATGGACATCCATTCTTATCCTTTCCTAGTCACAACACTCTCCCTTGGATGTCCATTCaggattatgcctcgttaaaaccttactaaagaaaaacccaatgggaaaaaaactttagtgaaggaaaaagagtacaaaatcctttgtgatggggactgcctcattaaaaaccttgtcaaaaaaaatccaatgggaaaaaacctaaccaagagaaaaagagtacagtctccccctcttgctgacatcatttaatgtctcgaaatcggcgcatcccaatcttatgtaccaatctttcaaaagagaattttgggagtgactttgtaaataaatctgccagattatcacttgagcggatctgttggatatcaattgtccattgattttgaagatcatgagtgaagaagaatttgggagaaatatgctttgttctatcacctttgatgtatccgcctttaagttgagcaatgcatgctgtattatcttcaaacaagacagttggagctatcttatgatcaatcagtctacatgatgacagaatatattgaatcagactcctcagccaaaaacactcatgactagcttcatgaatcgctagtatttcagcatgattagaggaggttgcagcaatcgtctgtttcgtagacctccatgatatagctgttccaccatatgtaaacagatatcctgtttgagatctccctttatgtggatcagacaagtatccggcatctgcatagccaactagttgtgacttggatccatagcgaaaacaatcccatatcaaccgtcccatgaagatatcgaaagatttgtttgattccactccaatgtcttctggttcgagaggaactatatcttgctagtaaattcacagcaaatgatatgtcaggtcgcgtattattagcaaaatACATTAGCGccccaatggcactaagatatggtacttcaggaccaaggatatcttcattctcttctttagggcggaattgatcattttccacatccaaagatcttacgatcattggagtacttaatggatgtgacttatccatataaaattttttcaagatcttttctgtgtatgttgtttgatgaataaagatctcactttttatatgctcgatctgcaggccgagacaaaatttagtctttccaagatctttcatctcaaactcttcttttagagttttcatAATTGTTGGAatatcatcaacgtacacagcaattataatgaacccaaatgtagttttctttatgaaaacacatgggcagatatcatcattcttgaatccgtttttggccagatactcagtaagacgattatatcacattcgtccagattgctttagaccatataaagatctttgcaatttgactgagtataaccgttgcgaatattcattggatggtttagatatctttagtccttcagggactttcatatagatatcccgatctaatgagctgtataaataggctgttaccacatccattaaatgcatatgcagtttatgatatgcagataaactgaccaaataacgcaatgttatcgcatccactacaggagaatacgtttcttcataatctataccgggcctttgtgaaaaaccttgtgccacaagtcgggctttgtagcgcacaacttcatttttctcatttcgttttctcacaaatatccacttatatccaacaggttttacatcttcaggtgtacggactacaggtccaaagacttcacgttttgcaagtgagtctaattcagccttcatggcttctttccattttggccaatcattcctttgtcgacattcttcgactaatcttggctcaagatccttattttcatgcatgatatttaatgccacattatatgcaaatatttcattgacaattgtcttatttcggtcccatttttctcctataaagatataatttatcgagatctcgtcattttcactattttcaggtacctgaacgtcttctggcgttatatcatgattttggacaactgcaggtgtctatactatgtctttttcaacaggaatattatttacctcttttctctttcaaggatttttatctttggaacctaCAGGGctaccacgcttctggcgtgaatttgcttcagtggctacttgtcctactgggacatcaattcgaattggaacatttttcgctggtatataaaATTTGgatatcctctttgtatcggaaaatgcatcagacaattcatttgctattctttgcaaatgtataatcttttgaacttccaatTCACATTGTCCTGATCGagaatctaaatgcatcaacgatgatgcattccagttaagttccttttcaggaagcttattctctccctctaatgttgaaaattttgattcatcaaaatgacaatccgcaaaccgggctttaaatacatctccagtttgtatctcaagatacctcactatagagggagaatcatatccaacatatactCCAAATTTTCTTTggagtcccattttggtgcgattaggtggtgcaatgggaacatatatcgcatacccaaatattcttaaatgggaaacatttggctgctggccaaaagctagttgcataggagagaactgatggtaactcgttggcctcaaacgaataagtgttgcggcatgtaaaatagcatgcccccaaaccgaggttgggagatttgttctcataagcaagggtctagcaattaattagaggcgtttaataagtgattctgctaacccattttgtgtgtgaacataagctactggctgttcaacacttattccattagccatacaataagcatcaaaggcttcggaagtaaattcaccagcattatcaagacgaattgctttgattggattttctggaaattgtgcttttaatcgaataatttgagccaataatctcgcaaacgccaggttgcgagaagataataagtacacatgtgaccatctcgaagatgcgtctattaggaccataaagtatctaaaagatccatatggtggatgaataggtccacatatatcaccttgaatcctttctaggaattcaggagactcaaatccaatctttactggtgatggccttaaaattaacttttcttgagaacatgcagcacaacaaaatttactagttttaagaatcttctggttctttagtgactgtccatgagagttttcaataatcctcctcatcatggttgttcccggatgacccaatcggtcgtgccagttatgaactcatttgagttagtaaacttctggtttacaatatCATGttattcaattgcactaatcttggtataatacaacccagatgaaagtgagggtaatttttctaatataactttcttatttgaatcatgagttgtgatacataaatactcatgatttccctcattcatcgtctcaacatgatatccatttcggcgaatatctttgaaactcaacaagttcctcagagacttggtagataatagtgcattatttattataaattttgttcctccaggaaacaaaattatagctcttccggagccttctatcacattacctgagccaataatagtattaacatattcctcttttgggacaagatgggtaaaatatatatcacttttgagaatagtgtgcgaacttgcactatccgcaaggcatacatcttcattacatatccttgccattctcttcaaaaacaaataataataaaatgagtagtatgcacagttaaattgaatacttgattagaattatttttctaagaaacactgtacataaaataatgtcatatactaaaattttattttaaaatttgacacatttaataatttcaaaattcataaacattaatatttcattatttatgtacatcacatttgaaacttaaatacatagaaaataaaacttaacaataagttctttacattatttatttacatagatatttcacaatcccacatattaaactattccatcattgatcaaatgaccaatatatccttcaagatcctcaaagaaatcagatacatcataatgagtgttggagttctcagcatcatttgaaacaaaatttgtttcattttctttgtcgtcctttttcaaagatgcctggtaaagatcgactaggtgtcTTGGAGTacaacaggtacgtgaccaatggccctttccaccacaacggaaacacttatcccctgttgatttattctgcccgatattcctttctttatcccacttctggtgagatcctctcttttgaacataattctttttccttccataatttttcttattattaaaaccttgccatttacctattctggggtaatttgccacatttacttcagaaaatggggcagcgccagctgggcgcgcttcatgattttttaataacaactcattgttgcgttcagcaacaagaaggcaagaaattaactcaaaatatttttttaaaccctttctctcgatactgctgctgcaggagcacattcgagacatggaaggttgaaaaagttttctccaacatatcatggtcAGTTATttttttcccacataatttcattcgtgaggtgattctaAACATtgtagaattatattcatttataaatttaaaatcttgtagacacaagtgcgtccattcatatcgaacttgaggaagtatcaccgttttctgatgattatacctttctttaaggtctttccaaagatctacaggatcttttaatgtaagatattcatttttcaatccttcgtcaagatgacgacgaagaaaaatcatggctttagctttatccttttgggatgcattattttcagttttaatggtatctccaaaatccattgaatcaagatggatttcagcatctagtattcatgataaataattgtttccagatatatcaagagcattgaattcaagatgagagagtttcgacataatgaaaaattGTTACCTAAGTCTTcttaaaatttgatcagagtctcgtgctgataacgtgttgtgaaataaataaaagatatattaaatataaaataaagatgtattaATATAAGACTCTagcattaaaataattagctcaataatgatttgtatatatatataataataatattatatgttgtaatatatatatatatatatatatatataaagatagaaaatagtataaaaagtaaagagagagagaattgcataaatatatatataaaaatagaaagaaatattaaaagtaagaagagagaaaattgcatttgtttatagaaagagaaagaaagagaatattattatattactgTGTATATTTCCTTGCCTCAAATCATGCTTTTATAGGCAAATAGAAGTTTACTTTTCAAACTACATTTATTTTGCTTCATCCTAAAAACTTGTTCTCTTCAACGTAGAAAATGGGTTGCACATTAAATAGACATCCATTCTTATCCTTTCGTAGTCACAACAGCACCCAATTTAATTACTATTCAATGATCGaccaaacacaaaaaaaaagaaagtatgatatgattaaaaaaaagttacattagtttagatatttataatttcataatttatttatttattaaaaatataaaaaaatagttcaatagttcattttaattttaattttttttatgaaaaatataattttttggacAGGGAGCCGGGCCAACAGTCCAGCCCAGGTCCAGAACAGAGACCCATGAATCCATCCATGCTCCCCATCCCTTGCCGGTGAGAGAGAGATGCTGTATTTGCCAAGGCTTCGATGCGGCCACTTCTCCTCAGCGATCCAGCGGGGTGATTGGACCCCTGCGTGATAGCGACGCCGCCGACGACTGTTCGTGTCTGAGCTGCCATCACAACCGTCTTGCCTCCGTAGCAGCAGCTGGGACCTCGCCGTCAACGCCCTCCCTCGCCCAGCAGCCCGAATCCGCAACCTCCATAGGTTGCCGCCGCTTTAACCGCAGCTGACACCTCGTCTGTCTCATCGTACCGCAGCTCCAGCTCTTTTCATTTCCCCGGTTTCAATTTCAACCCCACCTGTGAAAATCCGGTTGATACTTAAACCTGGAACACCTATCCGTGTGACCGCGTCGGCTTAGGTTGCATGCGGGCCCTTTGCCTCTGATCATAAATGATCTGGATTGAATTCTGACTCCGCTGCCTTGTTCCCTGGTTCAAACCTCTCCGTTTTACCTATTTTGatttttcacattagtctttcTAATTCTCGCTTCACATTTTAGCCTTCTTTCTAATGATGCTTTGTATGTCTGCAGGTGATCGAGTACTCCAGCTCGAACGTAATGTTTCTGCTTCCGCTGCCTTTGCCACTGCATGAGCTAGACGATTTCCTAACCTGGGAGTCCAAGTCATTCCTTTTTCAGGTAAATTCTCCATTAGAATTTGAATATCTTGGATGATAGCTAATGCTTCTCCAATAGTTGTCTTGGATTTGATTGCTTGAATGAGCTTTAAGTTGTCTGATTCTATTAGAGTTCTGCCTATTTGTTTTTTCTTGTCCACAGTATTTTTTAATCTGACACACCAAAAATTTTTTCACCGCGGATTGGAGTTTCATTTAAAAGTCTCTTAGGATTGGAGTTTCATTTAAAAGTCTGTCACTAGATAAAGGGTTGCTGCATATTTAAGCGGACGATTGATCTGACCATTCGACTAACCCAAATCCGTAGTTAAACGGGTAAATGGATTGGCCCACGAATTCAGCCGGCCCTACTCTAACAGCCACACTCACTTCCGCTGCCTCACCTTCATTCTATAGTCTGtcacttcttctctttctctcaagCCTCAACTCTCGCCTCTCTTTCTCTCATCACACTCAGGTTTTGATTCTGTGAATCTCTTCCTCGCCTTCCAACTGTCGCAAGCCCCTGACTCTGTCAATCTCTCCTTGGTTGCCGCACTGTGTTGCTCCTCTGCTTCCCTCCGTCGTTGCCGCTGCCGCAGCCATCTATAGGTGTAGCCTCCTTTGCTTCAGTTCTCACTGTTTTTTACTGCTTTGACTCATTTCTAAATGTAAACTGTTAACGGCGGAATATCTGTGTGTAGATGTAGCTTCTGTAAATTTTTTCTTAGTTACTATAAGCTTAGCTTctgttttttctaaaatttttctgAGCATTGTATtatattgttaattatttaagCTTGTACCATTTATTTTGCTTACTGATGACAGTGATGAGGTTTTTAATTCTATTATCTGCGGTGATTCAAATACCTTCCAATATTTCTGATTTTCTCTCCAACATGTTCTCAGACTCCAATATTTCCAGTCAAAATTTCCTTTTGGCCTTTGCTGAATCAGATTCAAATTGCTTTTGGTTAACAATGTCATCTTGCTAACACGTTAGATGAATACAGCTTAAATTTTGGTACAAAGATGTTATCTTAAATAGTATGTTACTGTGGGTTTCCTTTTCCCtctcctcttttcttttattcgaagaaaatatgaaagaaagaagGGGCGATGGCTGCACGTGCTTTGAAGGTTTGCCTAGTTTTCGTGTTAAGCTTGCTTTGCAGTTATATGTTTTCAGTTCATGTTATTACATGATAATGTTGCTGCAAATGTCCACCATTTTTTCATTTCAGTTTAGCTCAAGTTTTGTTCTATTTGCtggttaaagtattttttattgatGTTGTGATGCATACATTGTGAAAGATTTGATATTGGGAATGATTGTTTCCTTGACAGTGTTCTTCAAGAGTAGTTGATTTTTCATTGTGTCAATGTGATGTGGATTGCTTTAAGTTCCTACTAGTTGCTTCTGGAAGAGTCAAATGTTACTGGTTAAACAGTGCCCTAATAGTTGCTGGCCTATTGGATGCAGATGAATTGCATATGGTGCTTTGATACTTTAAGTCATATAACCAGCTAGATCAATGAATACTATCGAATATATCATGGTCCTCTCTTGTGTGATATGCCTTTTCACTATTTGATATAGTGTCATTAGTGAATATGATTTGTATTATCTGTTGATGTTTAATGATTGAAAGCTTCAGTGTACAATATGTTTTTGGCAAAAGTTGCTGGTAATGTAGTTCGGAAATTTTGTCTCCAAAGTTTCTCTGCAGCTCCCAACCTTACCCATACTAGATGGGCACTTTTTGTGTATCATCTCTGTCAAAGTTTGGAAATTTTGGTTATCCCTGTATGTCTAGCCTTTTAGGTTATGTAGCCTCAACTTTCACATAAAAAAATTGCAAAACATATcacatttaaatatttaattgaatCATTTGATAGGAAGTTTATTTATCTTATGGGGAAGTGTTCATTATTCATAATATGACACAAATAACTTTAACCTTGatttatatattcaatttttattatatctCACTATGTCGAgagtcaaaattttttattttttattttttttttcagaagacATGTAAAATGCTTGATTGATAAGATACAAATAACTCAAATGTATGGAATGTTTGAAGTGTTTTTTTCTTCAATTGGATATTTACTATCTCCAGACACAAGTCCAGGTATCCTTCTCAATACATATTATTGATACCTCTACAAGTCTGGAAAATTAACTGAGTCCATCATTTCAGATGCAACTTCTTTTTTTCAGTGCTCACATCTGCTCCATTGGGCTCTACACATCTATATTATGAATGCCATTcagttcattattattattattttgggtatttcagtttaatctgCAAAATGTGGTGACTGATGTGATACGAATAGCTTAAATCTATAGAATATTCAAGGTTATTGGTTCTATTAGATTTTTGTTGTTTCCACCCTGCAGACACAAATCAGGTGTCCTCCTTATTGCTGTTATAAATCTGGAAAATTAATTGAGTCCATCTTTTCAAATGTGATTGTTTTTCTTGGTGCTCACATTTGCTCCACTGGGGCTTTATGCATCTAGAATATGAATTCTATTTTGTTCTATATATTTAACACTCCAGTTTTTGAATAGGAGTTTGTCCAGTTTGCAGTTTCACTATTATTTGAATTTTGGATGTTGaaaatttgatatttaaataAATCATCGTTCATAAGCTCATACTGCCCTAGTCCATGTTATATTGCTGGTCTAGATTATTTGCGTTAGTCAGGTACTATCTTACATACATTGGTTGAAATAGAGTCcataatcatttttttttatagatttgAGTGCTCCTCCAGTGGTCATATATGCTCCATGCGGGTGTCATGGGTTGGGTGTGAATCTTGCTTAGTTTTGATATTATGCAAAATTTTGCATGTCTTGAATTGTTCATGGTCTTGCTGGGCAATATTTTTTTTCCTGTTTCCATCATTGTACTTAGAGCCCATTTGGGAAGTGGCAAAAGCTACTTTTTGgcttttgaattatgaaaagtcaCGTTAATGTTGTTTGGTACAGTTTTTAAAAAATGCTTTTAACTTTCCGAAAAGTTATTTAAGAGCTTTGGaagaagtaaaaaaatattacttctcCTCAAAAGTTGTTTCATCACTCCCATTTATTAAAAagagcttaattaagttgtttacccagaaacaaaataacttatttataagctgcttttattcttttaatgaTTTGGTTTACgaaatttcagtttttttttaattactctTTATTTGTTTTGTACACGATAAATTATCTTCTCGTTGCCTCCTGTTGCATGTTGCTCCTTCCATCAGTTTTGAAGAGAATTATCTCTTTAACGACTTTCCAATAGTTcaccaaaaatttttttgttgactGTTGGTGATGTGATGACTAGTATGTATCCTTGATAGTTTCCCTCTTTGGTCAATATTTATCAAAGAAATGGTTTGACATTAAATACTTTTAATGTCTTATAATCTTAAAAACTATCCATTCTGTTTAATGTCTTAGAATGTTAAAAACCGTCCATTCTTTTAAATTGAGCCTCCTAATTATTGTTATTGTGATCCATTTGATAAATTTGTAATATTAACTTTGCTTTTTAAGGTACTAATGCTCCTATGATCATGCTATCTGCAAAGCTTTGATATTCCATTAACATCAGAGACAAAGTGGAGAATACTTTTTTAGTGTATATGTACTTGGTAACAAATAATGCTGTTGAGACATGTACCAACTGTTGGTCATCTCCTTGAGGGAATTATACAAGTTCCTGTTGCCCGACTCAAAGGCATAAATAGGCATTTTGGTGTTTCGTACTCAACTTTGCCTACTTGCAATGAGCTGCCAAGAAAGCTCAAGAAGTCTGAGAGAAAACCACCTGTGAGAAGTTTTAATGAGCTAAAGCGTGAAGCTAGactgaagagaaagaaaagacaaAATGCATGTGAGATTATTTTACAACCTCCTGAAAATGGTTTGTCGGTTGAACATTTAGTTCCTGTTGCTCGTGAAGTTTATGCTGCAAGAACTGAACTATTATCTACTGTTTCAAGACTTATCAAGTATATTGCTATTTATACATGCAGGTAACTCTCTTCTTTGTGGTTATCTGAGCTGTTTTAGCTTCTTGTAGGTAGGACCTTTTATTCAAGTGTGATACTAAGTTTCAACATCAAGCATTTTAAGCTTTTAACTAAATATGATTGTTCAACACGTGTTTTAGAGGATTTGTTACTGTGCAAATAGGAGCCAGTACAAGTGAATGATTTATTCTCATCCCTTTGCATTCTTTTATTTTACAATGGTATTTGAGACACTGGAGTTCTTGCAGCTTATGCGGAGAAGTTCATGTTGGCCATCCACCCCATAAAATTAGAACTTGTAACGTTCAAGGAAGCCTTTCAAGCAAAGAGCATGCTTGGGTCAGAGGAGGTATCCAACATGTTCTGCCACTTGTCGAGTCATTTCATTTGTATGACAGAATAGGGAGGGCTGTTTCACATAAGGAAATGCTTGAAGTTGACCGAATTCCAGCGATTGTTGAATTAtgtgtccaggcaggctttgacATACCTGAATACCCCACCAGGAGAAGGACTTTTCCTGTCTACTCCATTGCTGGCAAGATGATTGATTTTGAGAAACGGTTCCCAAAAGATTTTTCTCTTGGAGAAGATATAGATGCATGTGGGTT
Coding sequences within it:
- the LOC112802250 gene encoding APO protein 3, mitochondrial; its protein translation is MLLRHVPTVGHLLEGIIQVPVARLKGINRHFGVSYSTLPTCNELPRKLKKSERKPPVRSFNELKREARLKRKKRQNACEIILQPPENGLSVEHLVPVAREVYAARTELLSTVSRLIKYIAIYTCSLCGEVHVGHPPHKIRTCNVQGSLSSKEHAWVRGGIQHVLPLVESFHLYDRIGRAVSHKEMLEVDRIPAIVELCVQAGFDIPEYPTRRRTFPVYSIAGKMIDFEKRFPKDFSLGEDIDACGFRYNRKRMDKDTHPAELYPNDIKAIAVGGMKAWEKMCSGSSKLMETYAVQTCGYCPEVQVGPKGHRVRNCQAYKHQMRDGQHAWQEARISDLVPPVYVYHVQDQQNKKPLVNELRRYYIMLPAVVELFAQCGAPLEPKYAGAMRDVVIPEMDEEKWVV